In the Engystomops pustulosus chromosome 2, aEngPut4.maternal, whole genome shotgun sequence genome, one interval contains:
- the LOC140119469 gene encoding uncharacterized protein C3orf38 homolog: MAGLSAREKEGCRRLLAQLDIEDLFSVAETVTSRLIHVFSREEAFDAIVTYSKSAEELLKRRKVHRSAIFKYLAEENVPVLPTSEKSVLIQCALDHWRGPSVTRTTSPGQKIEKENPEPESLNCQLLGEQFCSWFYPLLNSQNSSLGQEKGDWGPQHFWENAVLKLAYRAAEQAVEEHIGSQMASLRLLALTRDERLIFNPNVNSQGLKCVPSPHGLVVVAVAGTILRDNVCLGIFEEIFGLVRCPVSKTWKIKNVNLKIVGQNTLTYEESQRLPAITLQGKDLELYYS; encoded by the exons ATGGCGGGTCTGAGCGCCCGGGAGAAGGAGGGCTGCAGGCGGCTGCTGGCACAGCTGGACATCGAGGACCTGTTCTCTGTAGCCGAGACTGTCACCAGCCGCCTCATCCATGTGTTCAGCCGGGAAG AGGCATTTGATGCCATTGTTACATACAGTAAAAGTGCAGAAGAACTTCTAAAGAGAAGGAAGGTTCATCGTAGCGCCATTTTTAAGTATCTTGCTGAAGAAAATGTCCCAGTGCTGCCTACAAGTGAGAAAAGTGTTCTGATCCAGTGTGCCCTAGATCACTGGAGGGGTCCAAGTGTTACTCGTACAACTTCTCCTGGTCAGAAG attGAAAAAGAAAATCCGGAACCGGAGTCTCTGAATTGTCAGCTGCTCGGGGAACAGTTTTGCAGTTGGTTTTATCCTCTGTTGAATTCCCAGAATTCATCCCTGGGGCAGGAGAAGGGCGACTGGGGGCCGCAGCACTTCTGGGAGAACGCGGTACTGAAGCTGGCGTACAGAGCGGCCGAGCAGGCGGTGGAGGAACACATCGGCTCTCAGATGGCAAGTCTGCGCCTTCTGGCACTCACACGAGACGAGAGACTCATATTCAACCCTAATGTGAATAGCCAAGGGTTAAAATGCGTGCCCTCCCCTCATGGACTGGTGGTGGTGGCGGTGGCCGGGACCATCCTTAGAGACAACGTCTGCCTAGGAATATTTGAAGAGATTTTTGGGTTGGTCAGGTGTCCAGTGAGTAAGACCTGGAAGATTAAGAACGTAAATCTAAAAATTGTTGGACAGAACACATTAACCTACGAGGAGTCCCAGCGATTGCCTGCGATCACCTTACAGGGCAAAGACCTGGAGTTGTACTATAGCTGA